The Paraburkholderia sp. ZP32-5 genome includes a window with the following:
- the nirB gene encoding nitrite reductase large subunit NirB: MKIIVIGHGMVGHKLVECLAQDAAHGLDITVLGEESRPAYDRVHLSEFFAGKSADDLSLVEPGFFERHNVLLKLNAKVVAVDREARTVSVASGETLPYDRLVFATGSTPFVPPVPGRERNGCFVYRTIDDLEGMRDYGARATTGTVVGGGLLGLECAKALRDMGLQTHVVEFAPRLMAVQVDDGGGRVLRERIEALGVTVHTQKNTTAIVDGEAGAQRMQFADGSHLDTDMIVFSAGIRPRDDLARACGLELGARGGIVIDDACRTSDPHIYAIGECALWQGQLFGLVAPGYDMARVVAKQLSGASDDSGDSSDSATFAGADMSTKLKLMGVDVASIGDAHGNTPGSRTYQFADERKQIYKKLVVSDCGKYLLGGVMVGDASEYGTLLQMMLNRIELPEAPEFLILPQADGSAKPALGVDALPAAAQICSCNNVSKGALCAAVCAGATDIGALKSATGAGTSCGGCVPLVTQVMKAEMKKQGLAVNNHVCEHFPYSRQQLYHLVRVEGLRSFGALLAKHGSGLGCDICKPLVASILASCWNEFVLKKEHASLQDTNDYYLANIQRDGTYSVVPRMAGGEVTPDGLIAVAQVAKKYGLYTKITGGQRIDLFGARVEQLPSIWEELIAAGFESGHAYGKSLRTVKSCVGSTWCRYGVGDSVGLAVELENRYKGLRTPHKIKFGVSGCTRECAEAQGKDVGVIATEKGWNLYVCGNGGMKPRHAELLASDLDHATLVRYIDRFLMFYVRTADRLQRTSVWRDNLEGGLDYLIDVIVNDRLGVAGELEAEMQHVVDTYECEWKKAVTDPETRKRFRHFVNSGEGDGNVAFVEQRGQIRPATPAERQASFVAIPVVAEPA; encoded by the coding sequence ATGAAAATCATCGTTATCGGTCACGGGATGGTCGGCCACAAGCTGGTCGAATGCCTCGCGCAGGATGCCGCGCACGGTCTCGACATCACGGTGCTGGGCGAAGAGTCGCGGCCCGCCTACGATCGCGTGCATCTGTCCGAATTCTTCGCGGGCAAGAGCGCCGACGATCTGTCGCTGGTCGAACCGGGTTTCTTCGAGCGCCATAACGTGCTGCTCAAACTGAACGCGAAGGTCGTCGCGGTCGATCGCGAAGCGCGCACGGTGAGCGTGGCGAGCGGCGAGACCTTGCCGTACGACCGCCTCGTGTTCGCGACCGGTTCGACTCCGTTCGTGCCGCCAGTGCCGGGCCGCGAACGCAACGGCTGCTTCGTCTACCGCACCATCGACGATCTCGAAGGGATGCGCGACTACGGCGCGCGCGCGACGACCGGCACGGTGGTCGGCGGCGGTCTGCTCGGTCTCGAATGCGCGAAGGCGCTGCGCGACATGGGGCTGCAAACGCATGTCGTCGAATTCGCGCCGCGTCTGATGGCGGTGCAGGTGGACGATGGCGGCGGCCGTGTGCTGCGCGAGCGCATCGAAGCGCTCGGCGTCACCGTGCATACGCAGAAGAACACCACCGCGATCGTCGACGGCGAAGCGGGCGCGCAGCGGATGCAGTTCGCCGACGGCAGCCATCTCGACACCGACATGATCGTGTTCTCGGCCGGCATCCGTCCGCGCGACGATCTCGCGCGCGCGTGCGGACTCGAACTCGGTGCGCGCGGCGGCATCGTGATCGACGATGCGTGCCGCACCAGCGACCCACATATCTACGCGATCGGCGAATGCGCGCTATGGCAAGGTCAGTTGTTCGGGCTGGTCGCGCCGGGCTACGACATGGCGCGCGTGGTCGCGAAGCAACTGAGCGGCGCGAGTGACGATAGCGGCGATAGCAGTGATAGCGCCACCTTCGCGGGCGCCGACATGAGCACGAAGCTCAAGCTGATGGGTGTCGACGTCGCGAGCATCGGCGATGCGCACGGCAACACGCCGGGCAGCCGCACCTATCAGTTCGCCGACGAGCGCAAACAGATCTACAAGAAGCTCGTCGTGTCCGACTGCGGCAAGTATCTGCTCGGCGGCGTGATGGTTGGCGACGCAAGCGAATACGGCACGCTGCTGCAGATGATGCTGAACCGCATCGAGTTGCCCGAAGCGCCCGAATTCCTGATCCTGCCGCAAGCGGACGGCAGCGCGAAGCCGGCGCTCGGCGTCGACGCATTGCCGGCCGCAGCTCAAATCTGCTCGTGCAACAACGTGTCGAAGGGTGCACTCTGCGCGGCCGTGTGCGCCGGCGCCACCGATATCGGCGCGCTGAAGAGCGCGACCGGCGCGGGCACCTCGTGTGGCGGCTGCGTGCCGCTCGTCACGCAGGTGATGAAGGCCGAGATGAAAAAGCAGGGCCTCGCGGTCAACAACCACGTCTGCGAGCACTTCCCGTATTCGCGCCAGCAGCTCTATCACCTGGTGCGCGTCGAGGGCCTGCGCAGTTTCGGCGCGCTGCTCGCGAAACATGGCAGCGGCCTCGGCTGCGATATCTGCAAGCCGCTGGTCGCGAGCATCCTCGCGTCCTGCTGGAACGAATTCGTGCTGAAAAAGGAGCACGCATCGCTGCAGGACACCAACGATTACTACCTCGCCAATATCCAGCGCGACGGCACCTATTCGGTGGTGCCGCGCATGGCCGGCGGCGAAGTGACGCCCGACGGTTTGATCGCGGTCGCGCAGGTCGCGAAGAAATACGGCCTCTATACGAAGATCACCGGCGGTCAGCGGATCGATCTGTTCGGCGCGCGCGTCGAGCAATTGCCGTCGATCTGGGAAGAACTGATCGCCGCCGGTTTCGAATCGGGCCATGCGTACGGCAAATCGCTGCGCACTGTGAAGTCGTGCGTCGGCTCGACGTGGTGCCGGTATGGCGTCGGCGATTCGGTCGGCCTCGCGGTCGAACTCGAGAATCGCTACAAGGGGCTGCGGACACCGCACAAGATCAAGTTCGGCGTATCGGGCTGCACACGCGAATGCGCGGAAGCGCAAGGCAAGGATGTCGGCGTGATCGCCACCGAGAAAGGCTGGAACCTCTACGTGTGCGGCAACGGCGGCATGAAGCCGCGGCACGCCGAACTGCTCGCGTCCGACCTCGATCACGCGACGCTCGTGCGCTATATCGACCGCTTCCTGATGTTTTACGTGCGCACCGCCGATCGCCTGCAACGCACCAGCGTGTGGCGCGACAACCTCGAAGGCGGGCTCGACTATCTGATCGATGTGATCGTCAACGATCGGCTGGGTGTCGCCGGCGAACTCGAAGCCGAGATGCAGCACGTGGTCGATACCTACGAATGCGAATGGAAGAAGGCGGTCACCGATCCCGAGACGCGCAAGCGCTTCCGCCATTTCGTCAATAGCGGCGAAGGCGACGGCAACGTTGCGTTCGTCGAACAGCGCGGCCAGATCCGGCCGGCGACGCCGGCCGAGCGGCAGGCTTCGTTCGTCGCGATTCCGGTGGTTGCCGAGCCGGCTTGA
- the nirD gene encoding nitrite reductase small subunit NirD: MKNEHLPRAWTAICPLDDIVPNTGVCALVNGEQVAVFHVDGGDVDANPEPTVYAIENFDPGSHAAVLSRGLVGNVGERIVVASPIYKHHFDLRTGECLETPAYSVSAFAARVENGQVWVAV, encoded by the coding sequence ATGAAAAATGAACACCTGCCGCGCGCCTGGACCGCGATCTGCCCGCTCGACGACATCGTGCCGAACACCGGCGTGTGCGCGCTGGTGAATGGCGAGCAGGTCGCGGTGTTTCATGTGGACGGCGGCGATGTCGACGCGAATCCCGAGCCCACTGTGTACGCGATCGAAAACTTCGATCCGGGCTCGCATGCGGCAGTGCTGTCGCGCGGGCTGGTCGGCAATGTCGGCGAGCGCATCGTGGTTGCCTCGCCGATCTACAAGCATCACTTCGATCTGCGCACCGGCGAATGCCTGGAGACGCCTGCGTATTCAGTCAGCGCATTCGCCGCACGGGTCGAAAACGGTCAGGTATGGGTCGCGGTTTGA
- a CDS encoding bifunctional nitrate reductase/sulfite reductase flavoprotein subunit alpha, with protein sequence MVLHVEDGQVVKISGDKEHPANFGRLCTKGQSAHVALRRSGRLEGAFVRHARDEDPVPLPMAQAIRDTAARLRRVLDQHGPDALSFYVSGQMSIEAQYLVNKLAKGFIGTNNIEANSRLCMASAASGYKLSLGADGPPGSYEDFDHADLFFVSGANMADCHPILFLRMMDRVKAGAKLIVVDPRRNTTAEKADLFLQIKPGTDLALLNGLLHLLHEDGATDPAFIAEFTEGWDAMPAFLAEYTPENVARITGLAADDIRRAAQMIGSAIEWMSCWTMGLNQSTHGTWHTNALCNLHLATGRICRRGSGPFSLTGQPNAMGGREMGYMGAGLPGQRSALVAQDRAFIEDLWGIAPGTLKADAGNGTIDLFARMAAGDIKACWIICTNPVATVANRQNAIAGLRAAELVIAQDAFLDTETNRYADVLLPGALWAEAEGVMVNSERNLTLMQQAIEPPGAALPDWQIIARVACEMGFAAAFSYASADEVFAEITRASNPATGYDLRGASYPRLRQAPLQWPLAEGDSAERNPLRYLNDGVSQTLKQRDDGSRPRIAFPTASGTAKFFARAYAPAAELPDGEFPIVLNTGRVQHQWHTMTKTGKVAMLNKLNPGPFVEIHPEDAAALGIRAKGPVEIRSRRGRAILPAVVTDRVSAGSCFAPMHWNDVFGDDLCINAVTNDAVDPISQQPEFKFCAVALSPVTVENDAAVFGGERANASTDSVAHSSADAAAQLATASSINADTHAVAQPPSAKDQPMRRIEALNSLLQLPPEPVPSLSDAERAYLSGFVSGLRSAEAQGIDSVPVLPPSAPFEPAKRFYLDGLLAGLYSRGTTTGTGAATALPHVTHAEEPRESGVRIVRARPKVTLLWASQTGNTESLTEHYATRLMESGFEIRTACMADYPLATLVKAQYVLLMTSTFGDGDPPDNAQDFWTQLNADNAPRLDGVHFAVLALGDRNYEQFCGHGRRLDERLGAQGAQRLMERVDCDSEYQPAADGWLERVILRIKEADAALYAVPPGGMINAVVGVVPTKARPAASRLVGNLRLNRQGAAKDTRYVSLNTGDTNLEYEAGDALGVWPSNCPELVDELISLSGLSADAPVHVAGIGDLRLADALGKHYEIARPSAEALAFVAARSGNGALRELLTPARKTELKQWLWGQQLADVLHEFPVNVTAAELTGVLKRLQPRLYSIASSPKAHPGEVHLTVSAVRYSNGRRHRKGVSSTFLADRAGDTDVPVFVQKSAHFRPPHHGDTPMIMVGPGTGIAPFRGFLHERRARGERGRNWLFFGEQHAATDFYYRDELETMRASGLLTRLDVAFSRDQADKIYVQDRMREHGAQLWAWLEEGAHFYVCGDANRMARDVDTALKQVVATHGGMSDDDALDYVSRMTREKRYARDVY encoded by the coding sequence ATGGTGCTGCACGTCGAGGACGGCCAGGTCGTGAAGATCTCCGGCGACAAGGAGCACCCGGCCAACTTCGGCCGGCTCTGCACCAAAGGGCAGTCGGCGCACGTCGCGCTGCGCCGCTCGGGTCGCCTTGAAGGCGCGTTCGTGCGTCATGCACGCGACGAAGACCCGGTGCCGCTGCCGATGGCACAAGCGATCCGCGATACCGCCGCGCGGCTGCGGCGCGTGCTCGATCAGCACGGCCCCGATGCACTGTCGTTCTACGTGTCCGGGCAGATGTCGATCGAAGCGCAGTACCTCGTCAACAAGCTCGCGAAGGGCTTTATCGGCACCAACAATATCGAGGCGAATTCGCGTCTGTGCATGGCGAGCGCGGCGAGCGGCTACAAGCTGTCGCTCGGCGCCGACGGCCCGCCGGGTTCGTATGAGGACTTCGATCACGCGGACCTGTTCTTCGTCAGCGGCGCGAATATGGCCGACTGTCACCCGATTCTGTTCCTGCGGATGATGGATCGCGTGAAGGCCGGCGCGAAGCTGATCGTCGTCGACCCGCGCCGCAACACGACCGCCGAAAAAGCCGATCTGTTCCTGCAGATCAAACCCGGCACCGATCTCGCGCTGCTCAATGGGCTGCTGCATCTGCTGCACGAAGACGGCGCGACGGATCCCGCGTTTATCGCCGAATTCACCGAAGGCTGGGACGCGATGCCCGCGTTTCTCGCCGAGTACACGCCGGAAAACGTCGCGCGCATCACGGGCCTCGCGGCCGACGATATCCGCCGCGCCGCGCAGATGATCGGCTCGGCGATCGAGTGGATGAGCTGCTGGACGATGGGGCTGAACCAGAGCACGCACGGCACGTGGCACACCAATGCGCTGTGCAATCTGCATCTGGCGACGGGCCGCATCTGCCGGCGCGGCAGCGGACCGTTCTCGCTGACCGGCCAACCCAATGCGATGGGCGGCCGCGAAATGGGCTATATGGGCGCCGGTTTGCCGGGGCAGCGCTCGGCGCTGGTCGCGCAAGATCGCGCGTTTATCGAAGACCTGTGGGGCATTGCACCGGGCACGCTGAAAGCGGACGCCGGCAACGGCACGATCGATCTGTTCGCGCGCATGGCTGCGGGCGATATCAAGGCGTGCTGGATCATCTGCACGAATCCGGTGGCGACGGTCGCGAACCGGCAGAACGCGATTGCGGGCCTGCGCGCCGCCGAACTCGTGATCGCGCAGGACGCGTTCCTCGATACCGAGACGAACCGTTACGCCGACGTGCTGCTGCCCGGCGCGCTATGGGCGGAAGCCGAAGGCGTGATGGTCAACTCCGAGCGCAATCTGACGCTGATGCAGCAGGCGATCGAGCCGCCCGGCGCGGCGCTGCCCGACTGGCAGATCATCGCGCGCGTCGCCTGCGAGATGGGTTTCGCCGCGGCGTTCAGCTATGCAAGTGCCGACGAAGTATTCGCCGAGATCACGCGCGCGTCGAATCCGGCGACCGGCTACGACCTGCGCGGCGCGAGTTATCCGCGCTTGCGGCAGGCACCGCTGCAATGGCCGCTGGCCGAAGGCGATAGCGCCGAGCGCAATCCGCTTCGCTATCTGAACGATGGCGTGAGCCAGACACTGAAGCAACGCGACGACGGCAGCCGTCCTCGCATCGCGTTTCCGACCGCGAGCGGCACAGCGAAGTTTTTCGCGCGCGCCTATGCGCCCGCGGCGGAATTGCCGGACGGTGAATTCCCGATCGTGTTGAACACGGGCCGCGTGCAGCATCAATGGCACACGATGACCAAGACCGGCAAGGTCGCGATGCTCAACAAGCTGAATCCGGGGCCATTCGTCGAGATTCATCCTGAAGACGCGGCCGCGCTCGGCATCCGCGCGAAGGGGCCGGTCGAGATCCGTTCGCGTCGCGGCCGCGCGATTCTGCCGGCGGTCGTCACCGATCGCGTCAGCGCCGGAAGCTGCTTCGCGCCGATGCACTGGAACGACGTATTCGGCGACGACCTGTGCATCAACGCGGTCACCAACGATGCCGTCGATCCGATCTCGCAGCAGCCGGAATTCAAGTTTTGCGCGGTCGCGCTCAGTCCGGTGACGGTCGAAAACGATGCGGCGGTGTTCGGCGGTGAGCGTGCCAATGCGAGCACTGATTCAGTCGCTCATTCAAGCGCCGATGCCGCTGCTCAACTAGCTACTGCCTCGTCGATCAACGCGGATACCCACGCAGTTGCTCAACCTCCGAGCGCCAAGGATCAACCTATGCGTCGTATCGAAGCACTCAACAGCCTGTTGCAACTGCCGCCCGAACCGGTGCCGTCGCTGAGCGATGCCGAACGCGCCTATCTGAGCGGCTTCGTCAGCGGACTGCGTTCCGCCGAAGCGCAGGGCATCGATAGCGTACCGGTGCTGCCGCCCAGCGCACCATTCGAGCCGGCGAAGCGGTTCTATCTCGACGGTTTGCTCGCGGGGCTCTATAGCCGCGGCACGACGACCGGCACCGGCGCAGCCACGGCATTGCCCCATGTCACGCACGCGGAAGAACCGCGCGAATCGGGCGTGCGCATCGTGCGCGCGCGTCCGAAAGTCACGCTGCTGTGGGCCTCGCAAACCGGCAATACCGAATCGCTGACCGAGCATTACGCGACGCGTCTGATGGAATCGGGTTTCGAAATCCGCACCGCTTGCATGGCCGACTATCCGCTCGCGACGCTCGTGAAAGCGCAATACGTGCTGCTGATGACGAGCACCTTCGGCGACGGCGATCCACCCGACAACGCGCAGGACTTCTGGACGCAACTGAATGCGGACAACGCGCCGCGTCTCGATGGCGTGCACTTCGCGGTGCTCGCGCTCGGCGATCGCAACTACGAACAGTTTTGCGGCCATGGCCGCCGGCTCGACGAACGGCTCGGCGCGCAGGGCGCGCAGCGTCTGATGGAGCGCGTCGATTGCGATAGCGAATATCAGCCGGCCGCCGACGGCTGGCTCGAACGCGTGATCCTGCGCATCAAGGAAGCGGACGCCGCGCTTTACGCGGTGCCGCCGGGCGGCATGATCAACGCGGTGGTGGGCGTGGTGCCGACCAAGGCACGGCCGGCCGCGTCGCGGCTCGTCGGCAATCTGCGGCTGAACCGCCAGGGCGCGGCGAAAGACACGCGCTACGTGTCGCTGAATACCGGCGACACGAACCTCGAATACGAAGCGGGCGACGCGCTCGGCGTGTGGCCGAGCAACTGCCCCGAACTCGTCGACGAACTGATCTCGCTGAGCGGCCTGAGCGCGGATGCGCCGGTTCACGTCGCGGGCATCGGCGATTTGCGTCTGGCCGATGCGCTCGGCAAGCACTACGAGATCGCGCGGCCGAGCGCGGAAGCCCTTGCTTTTGTCGCCGCGCGCAGCGGCAACGGCGCGTTGCGCGAGCTGCTGACGCCCGCGCGCAAAACCGAACTGAAGCAGTGGTTGTGGGGGCAGCAACTGGCCGACGTGCTGCACGAATTTCCAGTGAACGTGACGGCAGCCGAGCTGACCGGCGTGTTGAAGCGTTTGCAGCCGCGCCTGTATTCGATCGCATCGAGCCCAAAAGCGCATCCGGGTGAAGTGCATCTGACGGTCTCGGCAGTGCGCTACAGCAACGGGCGGCGGCATCGCAAGGGCGTGTCGTCGACGTTTCTGGCCGATCGCGCTGGAGACACCGACGTGCCTGTGTTCGTGCAGAAGTCCGCGCATTTCCGTCCGCCGCATCACGGCGACACGCCGATGATCATGGTCGGCCCCGGCACCGGCATCGCACCGTTTCGCGGCTTTCTGCACGAGCGGCGCGCGCGCGGCGAGCGCGGCCGCAACTGGCTGTTCTTCGGCGAACAGCATGCGGCAACCGATTTTTACTACCGCGACGAACTCGAAACGATGCGCGCGAGCGGTCTGCTGACGCGGCTCGACGTCGCATTCTCGCGCGACCAGGCCGACAAGATCTATGTACAGGACCGCATGCGCGAACACGGCGCGCAACTGTGGGCCTGGCTCGAAGAGGGCGCGCATTTCTACGTATGCGGCGACGCGAACCGGATGGCGCGCGATGTCGACACGGCACTCAAGCAGGTGGTCGCGACGCACGGCGGCATGAGCGACGACGACGCGCTCGACTACGTGAGCCGCATGACGCGCGAAAAACGCTACGCACGCGATGTGTATTGA
- a CDS encoding MFS transporter: MKNLIHSLRSGDWRALVACFLYFDTGFTVWVLYGPLAPFISKSIAMTPAQQGLLVAVPVLSAAILRVTLGNLYQSAHGKRIALMGVLLSAIPTIVLPALQSVPSYQMLLVLGVFLGVGGASFAVALPMAGSNYPPKVQGLVLGLAAAGNIGAVLDGFLFPQLATRYGWQIAAGGALPLLALAAIMLYMWANDTGIKSGSALRAFGSFATSLAGLIALVLLVQAGLFGAGKTGVLLLPVAGALLAIAVLPKRYRSVLAERDTWVIMLVYSITFGGFVGMSSYVSLLLTDLYQLSKIDAGLLMALLAATGAMLRPLGGLIADRVSGVRALTVLLAIIAVCDFVFAAAMPSLAGGIALLLCLYVAFGLGNGATFQLVPHRWAGRTGLMSGIVGAAGGIGGFYLPVVMGIAKETNGSYQMGFATFGALSACAFVAIVALRRPWMAWSMQTGVMHAHATE; this comes from the coding sequence ATGAAAAACCTGATCCACTCCCTTCGAAGCGGCGACTGGCGCGCGCTCGTCGCCTGTTTTCTTTATTTCGACACCGGCTTTACCGTGTGGGTGCTGTATGGGCCGCTCGCGCCGTTCATCAGCAAAAGCATCGCGATGACACCCGCGCAACAGGGCTTGCTGGTCGCGGTGCCGGTGCTGTCGGCGGCGATTTTGCGCGTGACGCTCGGCAATCTGTATCAGTCCGCGCATGGCAAGCGCATTGCGCTAATGGGCGTGCTGCTGTCGGCGATACCGACGATCGTGCTGCCGGCGCTGCAGTCCGTGCCGTCGTATCAGATGCTGCTGGTGCTCGGCGTGTTTCTCGGAGTGGGTGGCGCGAGCTTCGCGGTCGCGTTGCCAATGGCCGGCAGCAACTATCCGCCGAAAGTGCAGGGGCTGGTGCTGGGGCTGGCCGCGGCCGGCAATATCGGCGCGGTGCTCGACGGCTTCCTGTTTCCGCAACTGGCGACGCGCTACGGCTGGCAGATCGCCGCCGGCGGCGCACTGCCGCTGCTCGCGCTCGCCGCGATCATGCTGTACATGTGGGCCAACGACACGGGCATCAAATCGGGCAGCGCGCTGCGCGCGTTCGGCAGCTTCGCGACGTCGCTCGCCGGCCTGATCGCGCTCGTGCTGCTGGTCCAGGCGGGCCTGTTCGGCGCGGGCAAGACCGGCGTGCTGCTGTTGCCGGTGGCCGGCGCGCTGCTCGCGATCGCGGTGCTGCCTAAACGCTATCGCTCGGTGCTCGCCGAGCGCGATACGTGGGTCATCATGCTCGTCTATAGCATCACGTTCGGCGGTTTCGTCGGTATGTCCTCGTATGTGTCGCTGCTGCTGACGGACCTGTATCAGTTGTCGAAGATCGACGCGGGCCTGCTGATGGCGCTGCTCGCCGCGACCGGCGCGATGCTGCGTCCGCTCGGCGGCCTGATTGCCGACCGCGTGTCCGGCGTGCGCGCGCTGACCGTGCTGCTCGCGATCATCGCCGTGTGCGACTTCGTATTCGCGGCCGCGATGCCGTCGCTCGCCGGCGGTATCGCGCTGCTGCTGTGCCTGTATGTCGCGTTCGGGCTCGGCAATGGCGCGACGTTCCAGCTGGTGCCGCATCGCTGGGCGGGGCGTACCGGCTTGATGTCGGGCATCGTCGGCGCGGCGGGCGGCATCGGCGGCTTCTATCTGCCGGTCGTGATGGGCATCGCGAAGGAAACCAACGGCAGCTATCAGATGGGCTTCGCGACCTTCGGCGCGCTGTCCGCCTGCGCGTTCGTCGCGATCGTCGCACTGCGCCGTCCGTGGATGGCCTGGTCGATGCAGACTGGCGTGATGCATGCGCATGCAACCGAGTAA
- a CDS encoding SRPBCC family protein → MNPSTDRIEKQILLNAPRSRVWRALANAEEFGKWFGVNLTGKQFVAGQSVQGHITYPGYEHLVMDVLVERVEPEHHLSWRWHPAAIDVTVDYTPEPTTLVVFELTEVESGTLLRVVESGFDQLPAARREYAFRLNGDGWAQQMTNIERHVAQG, encoded by the coding sequence ATGAACCCGTCGACCGATCGTATCGAAAAGCAGATTCTGCTGAACGCGCCACGCTCGCGCGTATGGCGCGCGCTCGCCAACGCCGAGGAATTCGGCAAGTGGTTCGGCGTGAACCTGACCGGCAAGCAGTTCGTCGCCGGCCAGAGCGTGCAGGGGCACATCACCTATCCGGGCTATGAGCATCTGGTGATGGACGTGCTCGTCGAACGCGTCGAGCCCGAGCATCATCTGTCGTGGCGCTGGCATCCGGCCGCGATCGATGTCACCGTCGACTACACGCCGGAGCCGACCACGCTGGTCGTGTTCGAGCTGACCGAAGTCGAATCCGGCACGCTGCTGCGGGTCGTCGAATCGGGCTTCGACCAGTTGCCGGCCGCGCGTCGCGAGTATGCGTTCCGCCTGAACGGCGACGGCTGGGCGCAGCAGATGACCAATATCGAACGACATGTCGCGCAAGGGTAG
- a CDS encoding ArsR/SmtB family transcription factor → MSRKGRAAPAASASAGGRVKASALGGCAAVFAALGDETRLRLVAALCAGSAMSIAQLTAGTEITRQSVTQHLQVLAGAGLVRDVKVGRERLWAFEPAHLDAARRALESISQQWDQALSRLKAAVEE, encoded by the coding sequence ATGTCGCGCAAGGGTAGGGCCGCGCCCGCGGCATCCGCCTCGGCGGGAGGGCGTGTCAAGGCTTCGGCGCTAGGCGGCTGTGCCGCGGTATTCGCGGCGCTCGGCGACGAAACGCGCTTGCGCCTGGTTGCCGCGTTATGCGCGGGCAGCGCAATGTCGATCGCGCAGTTGACCGCCGGCACGGAGATCACACGGCAGTCGGTCACGCAGCATCTGCAAGTGCTGGCGGGCGCCGGTCTCGTGCGCGATGTCAAAGTGGGCCGCGAGCGTCTGTGGGCATTCGAGCCCGCGCATCTGGACGCGGCGCGGCGCGCGCTCGAATCGATCTCGCAGCAGTGGGATCAGGCGTTGTCGAGGCTGAAGGCGGCGGTGGAGGAGTGA
- the tam gene encoding trans-aconitate 2-methyltransferase, translating to MEKATAAQPDDQAQSPAESLADWQAKQYMLFENERTRPVRDLLAAVPVDGARRAVDIGCGPGNSTEVLAARVPGAVVSGIDSSPDMIAAARQRLPQLSFEAGDISTWEARDPYDVILANAVLQWVPDHERVFPALVEKLAGGGSLAVQMPDNLDEPAHRLLREVANDGPWAAKLTGVERTMRYGAGWYYALLKPLCERVDVWRTTYHHPLAGGADAVVEWFKGSALRPFLTALDEAERAAFLQRYRDEIARAYPALADGTVLLPFPRLFIVATRAAN from the coding sequence ATGGAGAAAGCCACCGCCGCGCAGCCCGACGACCAGGCCCAATCGCCCGCCGAGTCCCTGGCCGACTGGCAGGCGAAGCAGTACATGCTGTTCGAAAACGAGCGCACGCGCCCGGTGCGCGATCTGCTCGCGGCGGTGCCGGTCGACGGCGCGCGACGCGCGGTCGACATCGGCTGCGGCCCCGGCAATTCGACCGAGGTGCTCGCCGCGCGCGTGCCGGGCGCGGTCGTTAGTGGCATCGACAGTTCCCCCGATATGATCGCGGCGGCCCGTCAGCGTCTGCCGCAATTGAGCTTCGAAGCCGGCGATATTTCGACGTGGGAGGCGCGCGACCCGTACGACGTGATCCTCGCGAACGCGGTGCTGCAATGGGTGCCCGACCACGAGCGGGTGTTTCCGGCGCTGGTGGAAAAACTTGCCGGCGGCGGCAGCCTCGCGGTGCAAATGCCCGATAACCTCGACGAACCGGCGCACCGGCTGTTGCGCGAGGTCGCCAACGACGGCCCGTGGGCGGCTAAACTGACCGGGGTCGAGCGCACGATGCGCTATGGCGCCGGCTGGTACTACGCGCTGCTCAAGCCGCTGTGCGAGCGCGTCGACGTATGGCGCACGACCTACCACCATCCGCTCGCCGGCGGCGCCGACGCGGTGGTCGAATGGTTCAAGGGCAGCGCGCTGCGGCCGTTTCTCACCGCGCTCGACGAAGCCGAACGGGCCGCGTTCCTGCAGCGTTATCGCGACGAAATCGCCAGGGCCTATCCGGCGCTCGCCGATGGCACCGTGCTGCTGCCGTTCCCGCGGCTCTTTATCGTCGCGACGCGCGCGGCGAACTGA